The Nocardia sp. NBC_00508 nucleotide sequence CGGACACCATCTCGCCTTGTTCGCCGACCTCTTCGGCCATGGCGATCGCGGTCTCCAGCGCGTCCGGCAACGTGGTCGCGGTGACCACCCGCTCGTCGCCGAACCGCTGTACCGCGAGATCGGACAGGGTCTCCACGTCCAGCGCGCGCGGCGAGCCGTTCGTGGTGACGACGATCTCGTCGAACACCGGCTCCAGCGCGGCGAGGATGCCTGCGGCGTCCTTGTCGCCGAGCACCGCGATCACGCCGACCAGCTTGCGGAAGTCGAACTCCGTGGTGAGCGTCGCGGCGAGCGCCCGCGCGCCCGCCGGGTTGTGCGCGGCGTCGATGAAGATGGTCGGCGCATTGCGGACGCGCTCGAGCCGGCCCGGGCTGGTCACGCTCGCGAACCCGGCGCGCACGGCGTCGACGTCGAGCCGGCGCTGCGCGCCCGCGCCGAAGAACGCCTCCACCGCCGCGAGCGCGAGCACCGCGTTGCGCGCCTGGTGCTCACCGTGCAGCGGCAGGAAGATCTCGTCGTACACCCCGCCGAGGCCCTGCAACTCGAGCTGCTGCCCGCCGACCGCGATCTGGCGGGCGAGCACGCGGAACTCGGCGCCCTCGCGCGCGACCGCGGCGTCCACCTCGACGGCGCGGCGCAGCAGCACCTCCATCGCCTCCGGCTCCTGCTCCGCGATCACCGCGACGTTGTCGCGTGGCACCACGCTGTCCGGTACGCGCTTGATGATCCCGGCCTTCTCCTTCGCGATCGAGGTCAGGTCGGGGCCGAGGTAGTCGATGTGGTCCAGGCCGATCGGCGTGATCACCGCGACCTGCCCGTCGATCACGTTGGTGGCGTCCCAGGTGCCGCCCATGCCGGTCTCGACGACGGCGACATCGACAGGCGCCTCGGCGAATGCGGCGAATGCCATCCCGGTGAGCACCTCGAACTTGCTCATGGCGGGCCCGCTCGCGGCCGCCGACTGCTTGTCGATCATCTCGACGTACGGCAGCAGTTCCCGGTAGGTCGCCACATACTTCGCCGGGGAGATCGGCGCGTTGTCGATGCTGATCCGCTCGGTGGCCAGCTGCAGGTGCGGGCTGGTGATCCGGCCGGTCCGCCGGTGCAGCGCGGTGAGCAGCGCGTCGATCATCCTGGTCACCGAGGTCTTGCCGTTGGTGCCCGCGACGTGGATCGCCGGATAGCTCTGCTGCGGCGAGCCGAGCAGATCCATCAGCGTGGCGATCCTGGTGAGCGTCGGCTCGATCTTGGTCTCCGGCCAGCGCTGGTCGAGTTCCGCCTCGACCAGCGCCATCTCGGCCAGTTCCACCGGCGACGGCCCGGACCCGAGCCGCGCACCGCCGCCACGGCGCTCATCGTCGCCGTACTGCGGTTCCGGCTCGTGGTTCACTTGCCGCTCAGCTCCGCCAGTCGGGCCCCGATGCGGGCCACTTCGTCGGCGGCGACCTGCTGCCTGTTCTTGATCTTGTCGACCACGTGCTCGGGCGCCTTGGCCAGGAACGCCTCGTTGCCGAGCTTGGCGGCGGTGCCCTGGAGTTCCTTCTGCGCGGCGGCCAGGTCCTTTTCCAGCCGGCGGCGTTCGGCGTCCAGGTCGACCGCGCCGGAGGTGTCCAGCTCGACCGTCACCGTCGCCGTGCTCAGACGCACCTCCACCGACGCGGTCGCGGCGAAATCGGCTCCGGACTCGGTGAGCCGGGCCAAGTTCGCCACCGACGGGCCGAGCTCGCCGAGCCCCGCTGCGTCCACGCCGATCAGCTTGGCCGCCACCTTCTGCTTGTCGGCCAGGCCCTGGTCGCTGCGGAACCGCCGGATCTCCGTGATCAACCGCTGGGTATCGGCGATCCGTTGCGCCGCAGCCTGATCGGCGGGAACGCCGGAGGCCTGCGGCCACGGCGCGACGACCACCGACTCATCGCCGGTCAGCGCCTGCCACAACGCCTCGGTGACGAACGGGATGACCGGATGCAGCAGGCGAAGCACCGCGTCCAGCACCGCCCCGAGCACCAGTTGGGTCGCATCGGCGCGCGCACCCTCGGCGGCGAACTGCACCTTGGCCAATTCCAGGTACCAGTCGCACAGTTCGTCCCAGGCGAAGTGGTAGAGCGCCTCACATGCTTTGCCGAACTCGTAGGCGTCGAACGCCGAATCCGTTTCGGCGCGTACCTCGTCCAGCCGGTCCAGGATCCAGCGGTCGGCGTCGGTGAGCTGCGCGCGGTCGGGCAGATCGCCGACGCGCGCGCCGTTCATCAGCGCGAACTTGACGGCGTTGAACAGCTTGGTCACGAAGCTGCGCGCGGCGAGCACGTGCGGCTCGCCGACCGAGAGGTCACCGCCGGGCTGCGCGCCGCGGGCGAGGGTGAAGCGCGTGGCATCGGCGCCGAAGGTGTTGATCCAGTCCAGCGGGTCGATGCCGTTGCCGCGCGACTTGGACATCTTCTTGCCGAACTGGTCGCGGATCAGGCCGTGCAGGAACACGTCCTTGAACGGCACCTGACGCTCGCCGCCCTTGCCCGTGGTCAGCACGGCGTCCTCGGCGACATAGGTGCCGAACATCATCATCCGCGCCACCCAGAAGAACAGGATGTCGTAGCCGGTGACGAGAACACTCGTGGGATAGAACTTCTCGAGTTCGGCGCTGGCGTGCGGCCAGCCCATGGTGGAGAACGGCCACAGGCCGGAGGAGAACCAGGTGTCGAGCACGTCGGGGTCCTGCACCCAACCCTCGGGCGCCTGCTCGTCGGGACCGACGCACACCACTTCGCCCTCGGGGCCGTACCAGATCGGGATGCGGTGGCCCCACCACAGCTGACGCGAGATGCACCAGTCGTGCATGTCGTCGACCCAGCCGAACCACCGCGGCTCCTGGCTCTTCGGATGGATCACGGTGTCGCCGCCGCGCACCGCGTCGCCTGCGGCCTTGGCCAGCGATTCCACCTTCACCCACCACTGCATGGACAGGCGCGGCTCGATCGGCTCGCCGGTGCGCTCGGAGTGCCCGACGCTGTGCTGGTACGGCCGCTTCTCGGCGACGACCCGGCCTTCGTCGGCGAGCCGCTCGCGCACCTCGACCCGCGCCTCGAAACGATCCATACCGTCGAATTC carries:
- the folC gene encoding bifunctional tetrahydrofolate synthase/dihydrofolate synthase, which gives rise to MALVEAELDQRWPETKIEPTLTRIATLMDLLGSPQQSYPAIHVAGTNGKTSVTRMIDALLTALHRRTGRITSPHLQLATERISIDNAPISPAKYVATYRELLPYVEMIDKQSAAASGPAMSKFEVLTGMAFAAFAEAPVDVAVVETGMGGTWDATNVIDGQVAVITPIGLDHIDYLGPDLTSIAKEKAGIIKRVPDSVVPRDNVAVIAEQEPEAMEVLLRRAVEVDAAVAREGAEFRVLARQIAVGGQQLELQGLGGVYDEIFLPLHGEHQARNAVLALAAVEAFFGAGAQRRLDVDAVRAGFASVTSPGRLERVRNAPTIFIDAAHNPAGARALAATLTTEFDFRKLVGVIAVLGDKDAAGILAALEPVFDEIVVTTNGSPRALDVETLSDLAVQRFGDERVVTATTLPDALETAIAMAEEVGEQGEMVSGAGVVVTGSVVTAGATRALFGKDPA
- a CDS encoding valine--tRNA ligase encodes the protein MTSAAPDNTRNRADALPKSWTPSDVEAEMYERWVDAGYFTADTASGKPPYSIVLPPPNVTGTLHMGHALDHTLMDTLSRRKRMQGYEVLWLPGMDHAGIATQTVVEKQLAVDGKTKEDFGRELFVQKVWDWKRESGGAIQWQMRALGDGVDWSRDRFTMDDGLSRAVQTMFKRLYDAGLIYRAERLVNWSPELRTAISDIEVKYEDVQGELVSLRYGSLKDDEPHVVVATTRVETMLGDTAVAVHPEDPRYRDLIGTTLEHPITGRQIPIIADDYVDPEFGSGAVKITPAHDPNDFEMGLRHGLPMPTIMDERGRITGTGTEFDGMDRFEARVEVRERLADEGRVVAEKRPYQHSVGHSERTGEPIEPRLSMQWWVKVESLAKAAGDAVRGGDTVIHPKSQEPRWFGWVDDMHDWCISRQLWWGHRIPIWYGPEGEVVCVGPDEQAPEGWVQDPDVLDTWFSSGLWPFSTMGWPHASAELEKFYPTSVLVTGYDILFFWVARMMMFGTYVAEDAVLTTGKGGERQVPFKDVFLHGLIRDQFGKKMSKSRGNGIDPLDWINTFGADATRFTLARGAQPGGDLSVGEPHVLAARSFVTKLFNAVKFALMNGARVGDLPDRAQLTDADRWILDRLDEVRAETDSAFDAYEFGKACEALYHFAWDELCDWYLELAKVQFAAEGARADATQLVLGAVLDAVLRLLHPVIPFVTEALWQALTGDESVVVAPWPQASGVPADQAAAQRIADTQRLITEIRRFRSDQGLADKQKVAAKLIGVDAAGLGELGPSVANLARLTESGADFAATASVEVRLSTATVTVELDTSGAVDLDAERRRLEKDLAAAQKELQGTAAKLGNEAFLAKAPEHVVDKIKNRQQVAADEVARIGARLAELSGK